The Saccharomonospora glauca K62 genome has a segment encoding these proteins:
- the hemQ gene encoding hydrogen peroxide-dependent heme synthase, which produces MARLNYDELNNTIRYTAWSVFRVEPGKLGEDRGQAASETAEYLDALEGKGVVVRGVYDVSGLRADADYMIWWHAEEVEQVQSAYTGFRRTPLGRVSTPVWSQFALHRPAEFNKSHIPAFLAGEEPRKYVCVYPFVRSYEWYLLPDEERRRMLAEHGKEARDYPDVRANTVASFALGDYEWILAFEADELHRIVDLMRHLRATDARRHVRVETPFYTGTRVQPSELVLNLP; this is translated from the coding sequence ATGGCGCGGTTGAACTACGACGAGCTGAACAACACCATTCGTTACACGGCGTGGTCCGTCTTCCGGGTCGAGCCGGGAAAGCTGGGTGAGGACCGGGGGCAGGCGGCCTCGGAGACCGCCGAGTACCTCGACGCCCTCGAAGGCAAGGGTGTCGTGGTGCGGGGCGTGTACGACGTGTCCGGGCTGCGTGCCGACGCCGACTACATGATCTGGTGGCACGCCGAGGAGGTCGAGCAGGTTCAATCCGCCTACACCGGGTTCCGCCGCACCCCGCTGGGGCGGGTCTCGACGCCCGTGTGGAGCCAGTTCGCCCTGCACCGTCCCGCCGAGTTCAACAAGAGCCACATTCCGGCCTTCCTCGCGGGGGAGGAGCCGCGCAAGTACGTGTGCGTGTACCCGTTCGTGCGCTCCTACGAGTGGTACCTGCTGCCCGACGAGGAACGGCGCAGGATGCTGGCCGAGCACGGCAAGGAAGCGCGCGACTACCCGGACGTGCGCGCGAACACGGTGGCGTCCTTCGCGCTCGGCGACTACGAGTGGATCCTCGCGTTCGAGGCCGACGAACTGCACCGCATCGTCGACCTGATGCGGCACCTGCGGGCCACCGACGCGCGGCGGCACGTGCGCGTCGAGACTCCCTTCTACACGGGGACCCGCGTGCAGCCGAGCGAGCTGGTGCTCAACCTGCCGTGA
- the hemG gene encoding protoporphyrinogen oxidase produces the protein MTENGKTGERARPRHVVVVGAGIAGLSAAWRLRVELGPDARITVCDAASVPGGKIRTVSLAGRRFDVGAEAVLARRPEAVGLMREVGLGDRMVHPTSASGSVRALGRTLPLPKGTMMGIPASADAVADLLTPEGVRAVAEEASAPPLRLPEHDVSLGGLLRERFGDELVERIVDPLLGGVYAGGADGLGLRATLPAVAAAVDAGASSLTEAVASTMPRKRTQDTEPAAPVFATLRGGLGDLVDRLVESSAADLRLGQPVRELHRRPGGGWRLRLGAAAEAHVPLDADLEADAVVLAVPPPAASRLLASVAPEAAAAYGEMELASMAVVALALPPGTELPPTSGVLIGERELRSDGSRFTAKAFTFSARKWAHHGEEGGPLLVRGSVGRFGEARSLQVADDVLVTRVRSDLAELTGITAEPVDTYVMRWGGGLPQYGVGHAERVARIERAVARLDGLAVAGAALHGVGIPACVATGTAAALRVVGR, from the coding sequence GTGACGGAGAACGGGAAGACCGGGGAACGAGCCCGACCGCGTCACGTGGTCGTGGTCGGCGCGGGCATCGCGGGCCTCAGCGCCGCGTGGCGGCTTCGCGTCGAACTCGGCCCCGACGCGCGGATCACGGTGTGCGACGCGGCGTCCGTGCCCGGCGGCAAGATCAGGACCGTGTCGCTGGCCGGACGTCGCTTCGACGTGGGGGCGGAAGCCGTGCTCGCCAGGCGGCCCGAGGCGGTGGGGCTCATGCGCGAGGTCGGGCTCGGCGACCGGATGGTGCATCCCACTTCGGCGTCCGGTTCGGTGCGGGCGCTCGGCCGGACGCTGCCGCTGCCCAAGGGAACGATGATGGGGATCCCGGCGTCGGCGGACGCCGTGGCCGACCTGTTGACCCCCGAGGGCGTCCGGGCGGTGGCCGAGGAGGCGTCCGCGCCGCCGCTGAGGCTGCCCGAGCACGACGTGTCGTTGGGCGGTCTGCTGCGCGAGCGGTTCGGGGACGAGCTCGTCGAGCGGATCGTGGACCCGCTGTTGGGAGGCGTCTACGCGGGGGGCGCGGACGGTCTGGGACTGCGCGCCACGTTGCCCGCCGTCGCCGCCGCCGTGGACGCGGGTGCGTCGTCGCTCACCGAGGCCGTGGCGAGCACGATGCCGCGGAAGCGGACGCAGGATACGGAACCCGCGGCACCGGTGTTCGCGACACTGCGGGGCGGCCTCGGCGACCTCGTCGACCGGCTCGTGGAGAGCAGCGCCGCCGACTTAAGGCTCGGCCAGCCCGTGCGCGAGCTGCACCGCCGTCCCGGCGGCGGGTGGCGGCTGCGGTTGGGCGCCGCCGCGGAGGCCCATGTCCCGCTCGACGCGGATCTGGAGGCCGACGCGGTGGTGCTGGCGGTCCCGCCGCCCGCGGCGAGCCGGTTGCTCGCCTCCGTCGCCCCCGAGGCCGCTGCCGCGTACGGCGAGATGGAACTGGCCTCGATGGCGGTGGTCGCGTTGGCGTTGCCGCCGGGGACCGAACTCCCGCCCACGTCGGGGGTGCTGATCGGGGAGCGTGAGCTTCGCTCGGACGGCAGCCGGTTCACTGCCAAGGCATTCACGTTCTCGGCGCGGAAGTGGGCCCACCACGGCGAGGAGGGCGGCCCGTTGCTGGTCCGCGGGTCCGTGGGCCGGTTCGGAGAGGCCCGGTCGTTGCAGGTGGCCGACGACGTCCTCGTCACACGGGTGCGGTCGGACCTGGCCGAGCTGACGGGCATCACCGCCGAGCCGGTGGACACCTACGTCATGCGCTGGGGTGGGGGGCTGCCGCAGTACGGCGTGGGGCACGCCGAGCGCGTGGCGCGCATCGAACGGGCCGTCGCGCGGCTCGACGGGCTCGCGGTCGCGGGCGCGGCCCTGCACGGTGTGGGCATCCCCGCATGTGTGGCCACCGGAACAGCCGCGGCGCTTCGAGTGGTGGGACGATAG
- the hemE gene encoding uroporphyrinogen decarboxylase — MTTSSASARRALTDAPFLVAARGGKPAHVPVWFMRQAGRSLPEYRQLREGVPMLKACFDPEMLTEITIQPVRRHRVDAAILFSDIVVPLYAAGVDIDIVAGTGPVVADPVRSRADVDALPELDPERVRPVTDGVRLLVERLGETPLIGFAGAPFTLASYLIEGGPSKHHARTKALMHGDPELWHALADALARITLTFLRAQLDAGVDAVQLFDSWAGALSERDYREFVLPHSATVLQGVADYGVPRIHFGVGTAELLPAMRDAGADVVGVDWRLSLAEAVRRLTASGEPTPVVQGNLDPALLAAPWPVIESEVRRIVAEGRAAAGHVFNLGHGVLPDTDPDVLTRIVELVHSL; from the coding sequence ATGACAACTTCTTCTGCGTCGGCTCGTCGCGCCCTTACCGACGCGCCGTTCCTCGTCGCCGCGCGGGGCGGGAAGCCCGCGCACGTGCCCGTGTGGTTCATGCGTCAGGCCGGGCGGTCCCTTCCGGAATACCGGCAGCTCCGCGAGGGCGTGCCCATGCTGAAGGCCTGTTTCGACCCCGAGATGTTGACCGAGATCACGATCCAGCCCGTGCGCAGGCACCGGGTGGACGCCGCGATCCTGTTCAGCGACATCGTGGTGCCGCTGTACGCCGCGGGCGTGGACATCGACATCGTGGCGGGCACCGGACCCGTCGTGGCCGACCCGGTGCGGTCGCGGGCGGACGTGGACGCCCTTCCCGAACTCGACCCCGAGCGAGTACGTCCCGTCACCGACGGCGTGCGGCTGCTGGTGGAGCGGCTCGGTGAGACGCCGCTGATCGGGTTCGCCGGGGCCCCGTTCACCCTCGCGTCGTATTTGATCGAGGGTGGGCCCAGCAAGCACCACGCCCGGACGAAGGCGCTCATGCACGGCGACCCCGAGCTGTGGCACGCGCTCGCGGACGCGCTCGCGCGGATCACGCTGACGTTCCTGCGGGCCCAGTTGGACGCCGGTGTGGACGCCGTGCAGCTCTTCGACTCCTGGGCCGGAGCGCTGTCGGAGCGGGACTACCGGGAGTTCGTGCTGCCGCACTCGGCCACGGTGCTGCAGGGCGTGGCCGACTACGGCGTGCCGCGCATCCATTTCGGTGTGGGCACCGCGGAACTGCTCCCGGCCATGCGGGACGCGGGGGCCGACGTCGTGGGTGTGGACTGGCGGCTGTCGCTTGCCGAGGCCGTGCGGCGGCTCACCGCGTCCGGCGAGCCCACCCCGGTGGTGCAGGGCAACCTGGACCCGGCCCTGCTGGCGGCGCCGTGGCCGGTGATCGAGTCGGAGGTACGCCGCATCGTCGCCGAGGGGCGGGCCGCGGCGGGCCACGTCTTCAACCTCGGGCACGGTGTCCTGCCCGACACCGACCCCGACGTACTGACACGAATCGTGGAGCTGGTGCACAGCCTGTGA
- a CDS encoding DUF3000 domain-containing protein has product MTETPEEFRAAVAALRSVTPRPEVTLEPIKAPQRLAPWAFALAAETTGPGDVPAMGRLVLLHDPEGQEGWHGVFRLVVYMRAELDAELATDPFLPAVGWSWLTDALDATGADWTALGGTVTETSSARFGDIAEPTRTDDIELRASWTPTSTDLRPHGEAFSIALSHYAGLPPVGVTVFGRRRDD; this is encoded by the coding sequence ATGACCGAGACGCCCGAGGAGTTCCGTGCCGCCGTTGCCGCGTTGCGCTCCGTGACTCCGCGGCCGGAGGTGACGCTGGAGCCGATCAAGGCTCCCCAGCGGTTGGCACCGTGGGCGTTCGCCCTCGCGGCGGAGACCACCGGCCCCGGCGACGTGCCCGCGATGGGACGTCTCGTGCTCCTGCACGACCCCGAGGGACAGGAGGGCTGGCACGGCGTGTTCCGGCTCGTCGTCTACATGCGGGCGGAACTCGACGCCGAACTGGCCACCGATCCGTTCCTGCCCGCCGTCGGCTGGTCGTGGCTCACCGACGCGCTCGACGCCACGGGAGCGGACTGGACCGCGTTGGGCGGCACGGTCACCGAGACGTCGTCGGCGCGATTCGGTGACATCGCGGAACCGACCCGGACCGACGACATCGAACTGCGAGCCTCGTGGACACCGACGAGCACCGACCTTCGACCGCACGGTGAGGCCTTCTCGATAGCGCTGTCGCACTACGCGGGCCTGCCGCCGGTCGGAGTGACCGTGTTCGGCCGACGGCGCGACGACTGA